The proteins below come from a single Maylandia zebra isolate NMK-2024a linkage group LG23, Mzebra_GT3a, whole genome shotgun sequence genomic window:
- the rai2 gene encoding retinoic acid-induced protein 2, giving the protein MEGNDDKSVTMTQPQTEVCNSEAGGGGEVSSKVEDGVNPLTPADSCDANMTGLTKGGLSNLTDTPAPPVVSPTAEPPGGVALKVATTVLHPVCLGESPLMLPIHLQMAGAAGPQLGQMGAAPYLITSQSPVSLPLVLDQQVIQHMSPSVIPQTTNCAQLQNNVLLQSPLTFGLPPAVDQKSTGQTQEANLLSLLQNPAFAAILQDLFPSQGSSSSCQSPGSPFFPLPPLTPPYTSPLAPLVPPATLLVPYPVIIPLPVPLPVPLPIPVPQTEDSKGNMPKPVCTVSKSTQTSPKDTTSPSQSSRKCMPPFQPQNASPSSLPLEEGQALDLSVRPCPVEPKQEYPSPQQDSVLDLSVPGVRKKCAQSDREGASQSGPDGSGTSLSLGVDSKLLGSLASLEFSRQHKWLVDSSAAGSSSLSQEASLSGAGNLEIVSTSQTAKVIVSVKDAIPAILCGKIKGLSGVSTKNFSIKRDGSQGAALQQLYGVPSGSHGEQHDPNNPLKKVSKSRAIKLKKVSSQEIHFLPIKKQRLAALLPRK; this is encoded by the coding sequence ATGGAGGGTAACGATGACAAGTCTGTAACCATGACCCAGCCACAGACTGAAGTGTGCAACTCTGAggcgggaggaggaggagaggtctCCAGCAAAGTGGAAGATGGAGTAAATCCACTCACTCCTGCTGATTCCTGTGATGCTAATATGACAGGACTGACTAAAGGAGGCCTCTCGAACCTGACAGACACTCCTGCACCCCCAGTGGTGAGTCCCACTGCTGAACCTCCAGGAGGTGTGGCTCTTAAAGTGGCTACCACTGTACTCCACCCAGTTTGTCTGGGTGAGAGCCCGCTCATGCTGCCCATTCACCTCCAGATGGCCGGAGCAGCCGGGCCTCAGCTCGGACAGATGGGGGCAGCACCGTACTTGATAACGAGCCAAAGCCCAGTTTCACTGCCCCTGGTCTTGGATCAGCAGGTGATTCAGCACATGAGTCCTTCTGTAATACCTCAGACCACCAACTGTGCACAGCTCCAGAACAACGTGCTGTTACAGAGTCCTTTGACGTTTGGTTTACCTCCAGCTGTTGATCAGAAGTCCACAGGACAGACGCAGGAGGCTAACTTGCTCTCTCTCCTGCAGAATCCAGCTTTTGCTGCCATCTTGCAGGACCTCTTCCCTTCCCAGGGGAGTTCATCAAGCTGTCAGTCTCCAGGCTCTCCCTTCTTCccccttcctcccctcacccctccCTACACCTCCCCTCTGGCCCCTCTGGTCCCTCCTGCGACACTCTTAGTCCCATACCCGGTCATCATTCCTCTGCCTGTGCCTCTGCCAGTCCCTCTCCCCATCCCTGTCCCTCAGACCGAGGACTCAAAGGGTAACATGCCAAAACCAGTTTGCACTGTGAGTAAAAGCACTCAGACTTCGCCAAAAGATACTACCTCCCCCTCGCAGTCTTCAAGGAAATGCATGCCTCCGTTCCAGCCACAAAATGCATCCCCATCCTCACTTCCTCTAGAGGAAGGACAAGCTCTGGACCTTTCTGTCAGGCCATGTCCAGTTGAACCAAAACAGGAATATCCCAGTCCACAGCAGGACAGTGTGCTGGATTTGTCAGTTCCTGGTGTGAGGAAAAAGTGTGCTCAGTCAGACAGAGAAGGAGCTTCACAGTCCGGCCCGGATGGCAGCGGCACATCTTTGTCTCTGGGCGTCGATTCCAAACTCCTCGGCAGTCTGGCATCGCTGGAGTTCAGCCGGCAGCATAAGTGGTTGGTTGACAGCAGTGCTGCTGGGTCTAGTTCTTTGAGTCAGGAGGCGTCTCTTAGCGGTGCTGGAAACCTCGAGATAGTGAGCACCTCGCAGACAGCCAAGGTCATTGTCTCAGTGAAAGACGCAATCCCCGCCATCCTCTGCGGAAAGATAAAAGGCCTTTCAGGAGTCTCAACCAAAAACTTCTCCATAAAACGGGATGGCAGCCAGGGGGCAGCTCTGCAGCAGCTCTACGGTGTGCCGTCGGGATCCCACGGGGAGCAGCACGACCCCAACAACCCTCTTAAAAAGGTCTCTAAAAGCAGAGCTATCAAACTGAAGAAGGTCAGCTCACAGGAGATCCACTTCCTTCCCATTAAGAAGCAGAGACTGGCAGCGCTGCTCCCCAGGAAGTGA